Below is a window of Candidatus Poribacteria bacterium DNA.
GGCTAATTTCAGTCTTTCCAATCTTGATGATTACGGTTACAGCGGGGGACTCATAAACAGGGCTTACGAAAACGATAGTGGCTCCGGATGAAAGTATACGTTTACTAAAGCTTGGACAATTCATGTTGTGTTTGGGTTGAGCTTTAAAGGTATGTGTATTTTCCGCAGGTTCCATACATACACGGAACCCTGCGAGAAAGCCAGCACTCCAGATTTAGTAGCAACTTGGGTTATATTTATGAGATACGTTGTAATTTTCCTCCGATAACTGAAAACTAACAACCGAAAACCAATATGAAAGCAGTTGTTTTCTCAGAACAAGGCAGCACGGAGGTGCTTCGGTATACAGATGTGCCCAAGCCGACACTTGATGCTGACGAAGTACTCGTTAAAGTCGAAGCCTGTGCAGTGAACTACCTGGACCTCCATGCCCGACGAAACCGACCAGAAATAGCGGCGAAACTCAGTCGAGGAGACACCCCGCACATACTCGGATCCGACATCGCTGGAACAATTGCTGAGGTGGGTGATATAGGCTGCGGGGTTGCAATCGGAACGCGAGTTGTCCTCGCACCCTGTATTCCGTGCGAGGTCTGTAGTGATTGCCATAGTGGTGCCGAAAATTTGTGCGACACGCAGGAACTCATCGGCTTCCAAACCAACGGCGGGTACGCAGAATATGTGAAAGTCCCTGCCCAAAACGCGATTCGGATACCAGATACCCTTTCGTTCGTTAACGCTGCTGCGATGCCGATTGCGTATCTCACGGCATGGCACATGTTGATGACCCGTGCCCAACTGCGTCCGGGGGAGGATGTCTTAATTCTTGGGGTAGGCGGTGGTGTCGGAAGTGCCGGGCTACAAATCGCAAAGTTGACCGGGGCAAGAGTCTTTGCTACCGCAAGTAGTGATGAGAAACTCGCACGCGCACGGGAGATGGGGGCAGACATTACGATTAACTACAAAGACATAGATTTCTCAGACGTTGTACTTGAGGCAACGGACGGACGAGGTGTGGACGTTGTGCTTGAGCATGTCGGGGCTGCGACATGGGAGCAAAGTATTGCGAGCTTGGCTAAAAATGGAAGGCTCGTCTCCTGTGGTGTTACAACAGGAAACATTGGGGCAATCAATATCCGAAAACTGTATCAAAAGCAGCTCACTGTAATGGGTTCCGCCCTCGGCACGGTAACTGAACTCCGAACACTTGTCCAGCTTGCTGCGCAAGGAAAATTGGTACCTATTATAGATAGAACTTTGTCGCTTCACCGTGCCGGTGAGGCGCATTCATTGTTAGAGAACCGTCAAAATTTCGGTAAGGTGGTTTTATCAGTCAATGCTTAGAAAAGTACATATCCTGGAACGTCCTAAATAAAACTGTGTGAATCTCGTCAAACCTTTTGAATTGAAGCAATATAAAAAGCAATTCGTCCAGGAATGTACAAAATCTAAGCAAAGACTAATTGGGGGCCATCTTCTATACGAAAGTCGCGTCCTCGCATAACGATTGAATCTCGTTGAATAGGTAGTCCACTGCTCCGTATCCTAAGATGTTTCTTCTGTTGATGCCGTCTGTGACTCCGCTTTCGTTTTGAGAAATTCATAAAACTCGTAGAGCGTTTCTTTGTCTTTCTCTGTAAATTTCATCATTCCTTTGAACATAGCATTGATCTTCGGGTCGGCTAAGAGGTCATTGTGGCTTTTCTCCGCTTTTCCGAGTAGATAATCGGTCGTGACTTTTAAAGCATCAGAGAGGCTGGAAAGTGTCTTGAACGAGGGCTTACGAGTTCCCGATTCAAATTGCGAGATTGCGGCGGGCGTTAGATTCGCTTCCTTAGCGAGTTCCGTTTGGGTTAACTTTAATTCGCGACGACGCATTTTTATACGTGAGACGACTT
It encodes the following:
- a CDS encoding zinc-binding dehydrogenase encodes the protein MKAVVFSEQGSTEVLRYTDVPKPTLDADEVLVKVEACAVNYLDLHARRNRPEIAAKLSRGDTPHILGSDIAGTIAEVGDIGCGVAIGTRVVLAPCIPCEVCSDCHSGAENLCDTQELIGFQTNGGYAEYVKVPAQNAIRIPDTLSFVNAAAMPIAYLTAWHMLMTRAQLRPGEDVLILGVGGGVGSAGLQIAKLTGARVFATASSDEKLARAREMGADITINYKDIDFSDVVLEATDGRGVDVVLEHVGAATWEQSIASLAKNGRLVSCGVTTGNIGAINIRKLYQKQLTVMGSALGTVTELRTLVQLAAQGKLVPIIDRTLSLHRAGEAHSLLENRQNFGKVVLSVNA
- a CDS encoding helix-turn-helix transcriptional regulator, whose product is MNKEPQESKVDKVVSRIKMRRRELKLTQTELAKEANLTPAAISQFESGTRKPSFKTLSSLSDALKVTTDYLLGKAEKSHNDLLADPKINAMFKGMMKFTEKDKETLYEFYEFLKTKAESQTASTEETS